The Myripristis murdjan chromosome 6, fMyrMur1.1, whole genome shotgun sequence sequence CGGCAGTGTGTTGTTCTAAGATCAGGAATACATGTCAGACAGAATTTCAAACTGTATCATAAATTCTCAGGGACTTACAATAAGTCTTGTGTATCATTCCTATCTACTCAGGAATCATGTATTGCTTATAAATGGAGAGAAGCAATAACAAATATTAATAGAAACCAATtttgatatataaatatacatttaaaaaaatattacacgACTTACATTATTCTTAATAGGTGTCATTTaccattatttttctttttcttgacaACATAAATGTAACAGTAACcatattttgtaaaaaaaataaattgactGCTTGGCATTTAAGCATATAATTTTAGAGGAAATCGTCAATTTCTTCTCATACCACTGACTCTGGCGGAGCATTAACCACAAACTGGGCTGGTTCAGAAGTTCAGAAAGAATATGAATGTACATTATATAGAAGCATACAGactgtgatgtcatttcctgttGTGGCTTAcctgcatcttcatctgcaCACTCCTTTTCCTTGACGGAGCACTTTGTGAGGTTGTTGAACTTGACTATCAGAGACTTGTGGGCCTCACACTCCTCTAGGTACTGCAGATACTGTTGACATAGCTCCAACTGCAGACGGCCCACCTGGAGTAGAATTCAAAGTAGGAGAGATGGGTTGGGTTGGAAGACAGtgaaagagggggagaaatgGCAGGGGAGATaaggaaaagggagggagagttAGAGGGGACAGTTAATGCAGTTAGTGGAAGGAAAGTACCTTCTGGTGATATACGAACTGCAGTGAACGCATTACAAGACATAAAGCCAGCATGGGTGAATGAGAAGGGAACTGGTGATGGGGAAAGAAAATGGGATCgcaggaaaaaacagagagggtcTTGTCTTGATTGCACTGTAGAGTTACTAAAACTTGTTGAAGCGGCACTGGGAAAGGCTAAGCTGGATGGTACACCCAAACCAGAACATTCAAGCATATACACTGAATGGGCAAGGGCCAAGGCAGTGCGATACACCAATATTTTAGCTTACTGATCCAGAATATCAAGCCAATGATGACCATTTATCAAAATTAGACATCAACAAGTCAATGCCATCCATCATGAATATGAAGGATATAACTATTGTCaagtgaaaaccttgtatctctgAACTGTCAACATTTAGGACCCAGtgaaaacagctttgttttgttacaTGATTAATTTTCACTTTAATGGGGTTTTCATAAGCCAGTTTTTATGAGGATTTTGCCTCATGACAATGATGAAGTTTGATTATTTTACTTAACTGACACTCGACGGCATTTTGATCAGTTTATGGTCATCATGCAAgtatactactattactattagcattgttgctgttgttatgttCTCGTACTGTTTCAGAGTCTTTTGCTACATGACGTGTAAACCTATGGGGTATAAACAATGGATACATGCAATTTTTGAATGCTGTTTTTGGCATTCATATTATGAAGTTTATTGAAATCCAAAAATATGTTGGCCTTGAAAAACTCAGACAGGCCTACTAGATAGTGAGATTTCTAGATATACCTATGAATAGGGTTTATGTAGACATGAGGTCAAaaaatgattaataataataatataaaaaggATTCTTGTAACACTATGTTACATACCtctgtctgcatgtttttttcttgctcccTCATGACTTCCAGATCCCTCTGTAGATGTTGATTCTCCCTTTTAAGAGCTACCATCTCAGCCTGCTTCTCATTCGAGCAAGCCCGGATCTTCCTATCACATTCTTCCGTCACCAGCCTCAGAGAGGATCGCAGCAGCTCCATCTGATCCTGCTGATATGCTGAACAGATACACAACACATAATAAATACTCTATTTTTATTGCTAACAATGTTCATGCTGTATGTCCTGTACTTTGtatgttattatgtcaaataaTACTGTGAAGTATCTCAAAATTCTCTCTTCCCATTTTCAATTCTATTAATGTGCTTGCTTGGTCATTTTTGTAGACCTAGCATTTTTATATACACTTTTATAtattatacaaacacacacttgtatgtTGACTTATATAACATTATAAAAATGtactccataaggctggatcaagtgtACACATATACTATTCACcagatattttgcagatatatttcatgaTACATATAGTCTATGCAAAGGTCAAAAGTGAAAGGTCTATAAATATTCTATGGATatgttttaggattttttttttattactcttgTATGGTATTGGAAggtgttttcccttttttatattctttgtgTTGagctactttatttattttgttatttgtgtttaatttctctaaagatatatatttctctcttccaGTGCTGAAAGGTACATTTTATGTAGTCTACTACTGTAGACTACGGTAGTACTTCAAGTTTTCTTAACTGTTCAGAATCCAGCGgtggggcttttattgtgaactTAGAGGAAAATCATACAACTCCTATTTTGACTTCCTTGCTGTGGCTTACAGTTGCATGCAGAACAAATATTAAGAGTTTACTGATAATTCGTAGTTTATCAGTGAAATAACTTCTTAACACCTGACTCACACAAAAAATGTTGGCTGGATTCTTTAAATTGGCACATACAAGGTGCACACCTCCTTGCAACTCTCATTGAGCAATACACCCCAATTGCCCAAAAAGTTACAGTGTAGtctgctgcaaaacaaaactgcaaatctgaaatgcagttttgttttgtttccatttctcATTCTTTGTTGAAGTTTGGTTTGTTTCCTTTCTTTGATCACACttaattttattgctttttgttaattttgtgtcACTTTAGAAATCAGGTCACAAAACTGTGATAAGTTGTTGAATTACtcattacaacaactgcagaCTTACTGCACACCTATAGTGTTGTCATATTCCTtttgaatgagagagaggaggggttgGTAGGTTCGGAATTCCTTGATGAAGCGGCCAAAGACATTCCGGTAGACCTGTacacaaagcagcagacagGTTATAGTAATACCCAGacacaattgtgtgtgtgtgtgtgtgtgtgtgggcgtgcgtgcgtgtgtgtgtgtgtttgctgtgtttgagaACCCCTTAAGCAGGTGCACCCTAACACCTGTAGTTTCAGCTCCTGAAATTTGGGTTCACGAGGGCTGATGTCTTGCAACTCTTGGTTCAGGTAGCTCTCCAGCAGCTTCAGAAACCTGGGCTTGACTGCCGGGCCTGCATACAGGTAGTCACCTCTTGGATACCATAACTGACAAGACAGTATTAATCAGGGTGCACATTTATAAATCATTGCTTTGAAGATGACTTTTTCTGAATTTAATGGGAAAGATACTGctatgaaaaaaagacacatgagCTTCTTAGCCAGATATTCTGGCAAGAATCTTCATAACATCCAAAAAGTGAGCCATTATTCATTGAGCTAGTTATTAACTAAACGTCTTTGAATGGTTTGTTTACCTTTTTCGTTGCAAATGGTTTGCCAGAAACagagctctctccctcttgtccTCTCGCTGCCATCTGGACATCGTTACTCTGTGGGCTGTTTTCGTATAACgagctaaaaatgaaaataattacattGTCAGTTAAGATAGTTCACAATTTTTCCAAGTTTACAAACAAAGGTATGCTCTATACCGGAACTTAGCTGTTGTTTTATCACGTGCCTTTGCCTCTGTGTCGGCGGCAGTGGCGGAAATTTGACATGTGAcgacattttaaatatttataggCTAATAATTTAACGAGATTTTCAGGTAATCACCTGAAAATCTCATTAGCTTGCTCTGTTTTGCCCCGTTTCGTTCCAGTGGCTTCCCTATCACAGCGTGTCTGCGGTCAGTCACTGTTGTGatgtggtttccatggtaacagggacaaaaaaaaaaaaaaaaaaaaaaaaaaaaaaaaacaagacctcCCATAGTAGACCACGGCGCGCCTAACTAGTTTTCAAGTTGTGTAAGCTGAGGTCTATTTAGGTCTCTGAAAcgcgatttaaaaaaaaaaaaaaaaaaaaaaaaaaaaaatcccagaaaatATATAGGACTACCGTAACTGCGAGCTACGTACGACGAGATTGACgcagttttttgtgtttcttgaatGAACccttttctatatatatatatatatatatatatatatctaaagggtttatatatatatatataaactaatcaccacatattttttcttgattaatgaatgaatatataaataaagctacTGTATTAGCATCACCCTAAAACTCAGTCTCTAAGTCTCTAAAATATAGGCTGCAATAGCAGCCCCAGTAGTAATactgtattaatattaattaatattatagTTACTGGTATATTACAGTGATAAAATAGGGgttaagaaaaaaagcattaattACGTTAAGATCAGTATAAACGAACTATTGAGTAGTCTCCCACAGAAGATAGCAAAAAATTATATTCGGTTCTCCTTAAactcagtatgtgtgtgtgtgtgtgtgtgcgtgtgtgtgtgtgtgtgtatgtgtgtgtgtgtgtgaataaattgtgtttctatctatctatctatctatctatctacctatctatctatctatctatctatctatctatctatctatctatgtctacacacatatatgtaatatatatatgaaatatatgtatgtatgtgttatatgtatgtgtgtagacatattacatacatatgtatgtaatatatatgaaatatatgtatgtatatatgtgtgtatatatacatatatacacaaatatacacgtatatctatacacacacacacacacacacacacacacacacacacacatatatagatattgaatgtgtgtgtgtgtgtgtgtgtgtgtgtgtgtgtgtgaaacaaacacacaagtggCTCTGAATTTAACAGCCCTGAGAACTACATTTCCTAGGTGTCTTTTTGGCATAAACCCTTACTAAACCCTTACAGTGGAGAAGGCGGAGTGTAGTTCTGCAGTCAGTTGTCGGGGCATTATCTAGGGAGCGGGTCTGCAGCTGGACTACAGTACCCACACTGCACCGCCCGAGCCTAcagcagagagcactgctgCTTATCCGGGGATGTCATACCACTGCTATTTTCTCCTCagtccctctcactctctccctacAGCTCCAACGGGCTGACACTCAGCTTCtggatagagagaaagacaacaataaaataataaaacagaagacACCTCCCGAGCCAAAATGGCAGAGCTTGGAGCGGGAAGCCTGCTGTTAGGGGATCCTGCTTTTAATTACCAGGAACATGAACTCAACGAGCGGCTGAAACGGCTCTACCCGGCCGTGAACGAGGAAGAGACCCCTTTACCCCGTTCCTGGAGCCCCAAGGATAAATACAGCTACATCGGGCTGTCACAGAACAACCTGCGGGTCCACTACAAAGGTTAGCGTCTGTCTTAACAAGTAGCTACAACAGCATCGGGCCCGAGTGGTCACAGCTCAAATCTGTCACTGTGCTGCGGAGGgggggtcacacacacacacacacacacacacacacacacatacacacacacacacacacacacacacactgtatgcgATTatggatgtatgtatgtgtgctgtcTCCAGTCCTGGTAAATCTAGTCTGAGCTGGCTCTCCCGTCATATAAcctcgctttgtttcacaaatgAGGAAACAGGAATGCCCAAACGGGTGCCACTGAACTCGATAACCCTGACAGCCTTTCTTAGAGCCACACTGAAATTAACCTTCAACAACTCGGccttcctttgtttgtttgtttaccgtTTTATAGCGTTATTTTTTTGGCAGGAAATTTCCCGTGGGCCATGTTCTCCATAATTTCTACTGGAaggtagcagtagcagcaatAACGACGCATAGTCACTGGACTGCCAGTAAGCTAACTAATGATATCTAACAAATGTAAGCTAGCTAACAGCCAAATACAGTAGCTTGGtggctaactagctagctaacCTAGCTTTCCTTGTgcctttttgttattgttttggaCACAGTATGACAAGTTACACTATATGGCGTAACTCGATCCtaacttattatttattaagcTCTAACACAAAATCAGTATGTCACATAACTGGATTGTAATGCCACAAATGGCTCATTATTGGTTAAAAGCAAGCATCAAAATAGAATAAATTTTGGgtattgtgttgtatgttttcTCGCGTGATTTCAGCGGTAGCGTTCTAGAAGTCTGTTCCAGAATTTGTAAATCATTTTTTCCAGCCTAGAAGCAGCCGGTCCAACTTCCAATCCAGATCTGTATGTACACCAGAGCACAACAACAGGCTCCATGTCTGACGTCCAGCCGTAAGCCAGCTTGTTTCCAACAGCTGCTGCAAGGGAGGAGGCCTCTACGCTTTTGCATGAGGCCAAACATATTGATTTTAGAATAAATCTGACGTTTCGGCGGACCCTGACATGTTGACAATAAACAGCAACTTGCTCATTAGACAGTGAAATCAATCACTTACTCGGATGGctagaaaaaaatgtcactaaGAACAGGTTTGTCACTCGGTTATTTTATGTAGGCAAGATCGTAAATCAAAACATGGTGACATCTATGTAACGtcctgttttcagttgttttgcgTGTTCTGTGCTTTTTCGTCAGGCAACATGTTTGGCCAGCCATGAGTTGCCAGCCCCTCCAGTAGCAGACATGCTagccctgcatgtgtgtgtgaatgagtcaTATTGGATTCTCTCTTTCAAGCAAGATCAGTAAAAATCGTCATAGAAATTCTCCAAGGCAAATACGGGGCCTTGCTGGTTGTTGTTAATAACACTGGAACGTGCAGAGGATGAGAGGATGCAGGTTGTGCAACTCATTTTGAAGGCCTTATTTGGCACATTGCTTGTGGCTGTCCTGCTGATTGTGAATTACAGGCGTTAACCTATATTTATTTCAATCTAGGCCCACAGATTTGTTATTTAATGCATAATTTATA is a genomic window containing:
- the tsnaxip1 gene encoding translin-associated factor X-interacting protein 1 isoform X2 — encoded protein: MSSHVKFPPLPPTQRQSSLYENSPQSNDVQMAARGQEGESSVSGKPFATKKLWYPRGDYLYAGPAVKPRFLKLLESYLNQELQDISPREPKFQELKLQVYRNVFGRFIKEFRTYQPLLSLIQKEYDNTIAYQQDQMELLRSSLRLVTEECDRKIRACSNEKQAEMVALKRENQHLQRDLEVMREQEKNMQTEVGRLQLELCQQYLQYLEECEAHKSLIVKFNNLTKCSVKEKECADEDAEQHTADPMLLQLALSVCREDLTKAQMELNRFQAEYLDVVPRRDLDALERTHKQTLLQLERLQRDFDQLKREHDTLLELHKRDGIAAESHCSNTVQIDESVHFGQNQLQCNLLKVLIKSDASESGTLTVQEFRATLQTAFPLKSDEALNELVASAQRELDSNNNTITYQRLYSLGADGKNGEFLSLVKRQSLEERQLCIGQLRAQLGDKGEVSVSDLRAVLMCINPDLDPDTLDRTLSLAFQLCLPHR